The following proteins are encoded in a genomic region of Enterocloster clostridioformis:
- a CDS encoding sodium:solute symporter family protein yields MGSNVIVTIIVIVYLLFMLWIGWYSSTKISTNTDFMVAGRRLGPLLMAGTLAATEIGGGSSLGVVQNGMSGFGLSASWYITTMGIAFIILSFVAPKFRAATVKTVPEYFRRRYGKSCGIITAVIMLLPLVGLTAGQFIASAVILSTMLNIDYQVAVIIVAVVVTVYSIMGGLWSVTLTDFVQVFLIVIGMIIAVPFAMNYAGGWGNVASNIPEGTLSLFQGYDLFGIISLVIMYTATFSVGQEAVSRFYAARDEKAAKGGAWLAALVNFIYAFVPTILGIITLALINMGKFSSAQFESVGARYALPVLAINTMPALICGLLFAGIISATMSSSDSDLLGAGSIFANDIYKAVLKPDASSQSVMKVTKIVMCLVGLASMLIALFNTQSIVSILMFCFTLRAAGSFFPYVMGHYWKKASTAGTIASLIAGTIVVVYLEHVSKGMLFGIKFSQPIIPGLAAAFICFIIFSLAMPPEKETTELTPEEDD; encoded by the coding sequence ATGGGTTCAAATGTAATTGTAACAATCATCGTAATCGTCTACCTGCTTTTCATGCTGTGGATTGGATGGTACTCATCCACCAAGATATCCACCAACACCGACTTCATGGTGGCCGGACGCCGTCTGGGACCGCTTCTCATGGCCGGTACCCTGGCAGCCACGGAAATCGGCGGCGGAAGCTCCCTGGGCGTGGTCCAGAACGGTATGTCAGGCTTCGGACTCAGCGCATCCTGGTACATAACCACCATGGGAATCGCCTTTATCATCCTCAGCTTCGTGGCCCCCAAATTCAGGGCAGCCACCGTCAAGACGGTTCCTGAATATTTCCGCAGGCGTTACGGGAAATCCTGCGGCATCATAACAGCCGTCATCATGCTTCTTCCCCTGGTGGGACTTACTGCCGGACAGTTCATCGCGTCTGCCGTCATCCTGTCCACCATGCTGAATATTGACTACCAGGTGGCTGTTATCATCGTAGCCGTTGTGGTTACGGTCTACTCCATCATGGGCGGTCTCTGGAGCGTTACACTGACAGACTTTGTCCAGGTATTCCTGATTGTCATCGGTATGATTATCGCGGTTCCCTTTGCCATGAATTACGCGGGGGGATGGGGAAATGTGGCATCCAACATACCGGAGGGCACACTGAGCCTGTTCCAGGGCTATGATCTGTTTGGAATTATCTCCCTTGTTATCATGTATACAGCCACTTTCTCCGTAGGGCAGGAGGCTGTGTCGCGATTCTACGCTGCCAGGGATGAAAAGGCGGCCAAGGGCGGCGCATGGCTGGCAGCCCTGGTAAACTTTATCTACGCCTTTGTTCCTACTATCCTGGGCATCATCACGCTGGCCTTAATCAATATGGGCAAATTCAGCTCCGCACAGTTTGAGTCAGTAGGCGCGCGTTACGCCCTGCCGGTCCTTGCCATCAACACCATGCCGGCCCTTATATGCGGACTTCTGTTCGCAGGCATCATCTCCGCCACCATGTCCAGTTCTGACTCCGATCTCCTTGGCGCGGGCTCCATATTTGCCAATGACATCTATAAAGCAGTGCTGAAGCCGGACGCCTCCAGCCAGTCCGTCATGAAGGTAACAAAAATCGTTATGTGCCTGGTGGGTTTGGCCTCCATGCTCATTGCCCTCTTCAACACCCAGAGCATTGTATCCATCCTGATGTTCTGCTTCACATTAAGAGCAGCCGGCTCCTTCTTCCCATATGTTATGGGACATTACTGGAAGAAGGCGTCCACAGCAGGCACCATTGCCTCCCTGATTGCCGGAACCATCGTGGTAGTATATCTGGAGCACGTTTCCAAGGGAATGCTTTTCGGCATCAAGTTCAGCCAGCCCATCATTCCGGGTCTGGCAGCAGCCTTCATCTGCTTTATCATATTCTCACTGGCCATGCCGCCTGAGAAGGAGACCACGGAGCTGACGCCTGAGGAAGATGATTAG
- a CDS encoding transposase, giving the protein MCQPFFKNEVDLHPHKIRYWLHSSEKTEAPESFARKVNEICGLYQSAQEQSREGAHIVSTDEMTGVQALEHKYPDKLPLPGQCAKMEFEYIRHGTTSLIGFFDVATGRMEMPYLNSTRTEEDFVEAVKALVGTDPQAPWTFICDGLNTHKSEALVRFVAEACALGVELGKKGKTGILKSMESRADFLHDPSHRIRFVYTPKHSSWMNQIEIWFGIINRKLLKRKSYLSIEELEASILRFIEQYNLTAHPFKWTYAGIPLVI; this is encoded by the coding sequence ATCTGTCAGCCGTTTTTTAAAAATGAGGTAGATTTACATCCCCACAAAATCCGTTACTGGCTTCATTCTTCGGAAAAGACGGAAGCCCCGGAATCTTTTGCGCGGAAAGTAAACGAAATCTGCGGCCTGTACCAGAGTGCCCAGGAACAAAGCCGGGAAGGTGCACACATTGTTTCCACGGATGAAATGACCGGGGTACAAGCGCTGGAACATAAATATCCTGACAAGCTCCCATTACCCGGCCAGTGCGCCAAAATGGAGTTTGAGTATATCCGCCATGGCACGACCAGCCTCATCGGGTTCTTTGATGTTGCAACGGGCCGTATGGAAATGCCGTATTTAAACTCCACACGCACAGAAGAGGATTTTGTGGAAGCCGTGAAAGCATTGGTAGGGACAGACCCGCAAGCCCCATGGACATTTATATGCGATGGCCTAAACACCCATAAATCGGAAGCCCTTGTCCGCTTTGTGGCAGAAGCCTGTGCCCTTGGCGTGGAACTGGGCAAAAAAGGGAAAACAGGGATCCTTAAAAGTATGGAAAGCCGAGCGGATTTCCTGCATGACCCTTCCCACCGGATCCGCTTTGTCTATACTCCGAAACACAGTTCCTGGATGAACCAGATTGAGATATGGTTTGGCATCATTAACCGGAAGCTGCTGAAGCGGAAAAGCTACCTATCAATAGAAGAACTGGAAGCAAGCATCCTGCGCTTTATTGAACAATACAATCTTACAGCACACCCATTTAAGTGGACATATGCCGGGATACCATTAGTAATTTAA
- a CDS encoding helix-turn-helix domain-containing protein — protein MRRKTIDTIPVLSDAMKNILSAFSKSRSLPSGLVKRASIVLLASQGELNQNIAPQVGLHYNNVATWRSRFLAALPALRRIEMDDPKKLEDEIRAVLSDKKRPGAPSVFTPDQIMRIIDLACSNPNDFGYEVSQWSLPLLVAEIKKQGIAEQISEKSVSRFLKMR, from the coding sequence ATGCGAAGGAAAACAATTGATACTATCCCGGTTTTATCTGATGCCATGAAAAACATATTATCTGCTTTTTCAAAAAGCCGCTCCCTTCCGTCAGGACTGGTCAAAAGAGCCAGCATTGTCCTGCTTGCGTCACAGGGGGAACTCAACCAGAATATTGCACCACAGGTCGGGCTTCATTATAATAATGTTGCCACCTGGCGCAGTCGGTTCCTCGCGGCGCTCCCAGCCTTGCGGAGGATTGAAATGGACGACCCGAAAAAGCTTGAAGATGAGATACGGGCAGTCCTGTCCGATAAAAAACGCCCCGGTGCCCCGTCTGTTTTTACGCCGGACCAGATCATGCGGATCATCGACCTTGCCTGCAGCAACCCAAATGATTTTGGGTACGAAGTAAGCCAGTGGAGTCTCCCGCTGTTAGTGGCAGAAATTAAAAAGCAGGGGATCGCTGAACAGATTTCTGAGAAATCTGTCAGCCGTTTTTTAAAAATGAGGTAG
- the ltrA gene encoding group II intron reverse transcriptase/maturase encodes MDTSSLMEQILSRDNLNAAYLQVVRNKGAAGVDGMTVEELGAYLSENGENIKEQLRTRKYKPKPVRRVEIPKPDGGTRNLGVPTAVDRFVQQAVAQVLTPIFEEQFHDHSYGFRPKRCAQQAVLKALEMMNDGHNWIVDIDLAKFFDTVDHDKLMTIFGRTIKDGDVISVVRKILVSGVMIDDEYEDTVVGTPQGGNISPLLANIMLNELDKELEARRLDFVRYADDLIIMVGSRQAAERVMKSVARFIEEKLGLKVNAEKSRVDKPKGIKYLGFGFYYDSFAKGYKARPHPKAAAKFKAQMKKYTSRSWGVGNGYKIGKLNRLIRGWINYFKIGSMKRLCAKMDGQIRYRLRMCIWKHWKTPKNREKNLIKLGLPPNAAHGISYAKGYARVCRSWNLHICISKERLVQHCQNNNE; translated from the coding sequence ATGGACACAAGCAGTCTCATGGAGCAGATATTAAGCAGGGATAATCTAAATGCGGCGTATCTGCAAGTCGTAAGGAATAAAGGAGCGGCAGGCGTGGACGGGATGACCGTTGAAGAACTTGGCGCATATCTTTCGGAAAACGGCGAAAACATTAAGGAACAGTTGCGGACGAGGAAGTATAAGCCGAAGCCAGTCCGCAGGGTGGAGATACCCAAACCCGATGGTGGTACAAGAAATCTTGGAGTGCCAACAGCAGTAGACCGCTTTGTACAGCAGGCGGTGGCACAGGTGCTTACCCCGATATTTGAGGAGCAGTTTCACGACCACAGCTATGGATTCAGACCCAAGCGGTGTGCACAGCAGGCAGTCCTTAAAGCATTGGAAATGATGAATGACGGACACAACTGGATAGTGGATATCGACCTAGCGAAATTCTTTGACACAGTAGACCATGACAAGCTGATGACGATTTTCGGACGGACAATAAAGGACGGAGATGTCATATCGGTGGTAAGAAAGATTCTGGTCAGCGGCGTAATGATTGATGATGAGTATGAAGATACGGTAGTCGGCACACCGCAGGGTGGAAATATCTCGCCGCTGTTAGCAAATATCATGTTAAATGAGCTGGACAAAGAACTGGAAGCAAGGAGGCTGGATTTCGTCCGGTATGCAGATGACCTTATTATAATGGTCGGGAGCAGACAGGCGGCAGAGCGGGTAATGAAGAGCGTGGCTCGGTTTATAGAGGAAAAGCTTGGACTGAAAGTGAACGCGGAAAAGAGCAGGGTTGATAAACCAAAGGGCATTAAGTATCTGGGGTTTGGATTTTACTATGACTCATTTGCCAAAGGGTACAAAGCCAGACCACACCCGAAAGCGGCAGCAAAGTTCAAGGCGCAGATGAAGAAATATACAAGCAGGAGCTGGGGAGTGGGCAATGGTTATAAAATTGGGAAACTCAACCGGCTTATCCGAGGGTGGATAAATTATTTCAAAATCGGAAGCATGAAAAGGCTGTGCGCAAAAATGGACGGACAGATTCGGTATCGACTGCGCATGTGCATATGGAAACACTGGAAAACGCCAAAGAACAGGGAAAAGAATCTTATCAAACTTGGTCTGCCGCCAAATGCGGCACATGGCATTTCATATGCCAAAGGATATGCCAGAGTGTGCAGAAGCTGGAATCTCCACATTTGTATCAGTAAAGAGAGACTAGTACAGCATTGCCAAAATAATAATGAATAG
- a CDS encoding GNAT family N-acetyltransferase, with protein sequence MMKDKQDPFSGMSLEELWQMFPVFLTEHRPVWAQWYQEEGKRLLDILSMEDICEISHVGSTSIPSIWAKPIVDILVEIREGADMQAMKEHIIRGGYICMMEKAGRISFNRGYTPSGLAEKVFHLHLREAGDNDELYFRDYMREHPEAAREYEALKLRLWKEYEYDRDGYTEQKTVMVARFTGDAKTLYPGRYKRQALEFARAEPEDTKALRRLARASEAHWGYDEAFMENFDAGFNVTEDFIRCNPVYAAGDRGCPAAFWGIRQDRDAWELEYFYVAEERLGRGLGKQMWEHMIGWCGKQGIGRIQFVTSPQAVGFYRKMGAVQDGETRSPVDGRPVPRFVYDV encoded by the coding sequence ATGATGAAGGATAAACAGGACCCGTTTTCCGGCATGAGTCTGGAGGAGCTGTGGCAGATGTTCCCTGTGTTCCTCACAGAGCACAGGCCGGTCTGGGCGCAGTGGTATCAGGAGGAAGGGAAGCGGCTGCTGGACATCCTGTCCATGGAGGATATCTGTGAAATCAGCCATGTGGGAAGCACGTCCATCCCATCCATCTGGGCCAAGCCCATAGTGGATATCCTGGTGGAAATAAGGGAAGGCGCTGATATGCAGGCCATGAAGGAGCATATCATCCGCGGCGGCTACATCTGCATGATGGAAAAGGCGGGGAGGATTTCGTTCAACAGAGGGTACACGCCGTCTGGACTTGCGGAGAAGGTATTCCATCTGCATCTGAGAGAGGCGGGGGATAACGACGAGCTGTATTTTCGGGATTATATGAGGGAGCATCCGGAAGCAGCCAGGGAATATGAGGCGCTGAAACTGAGGCTCTGGAAGGAATATGAATATGACCGGGATGGGTATACGGAGCAGAAAACAGTTATGGTGGCAAGGTTTACCGGGGATGCAAAGACCCTTTATCCCGGCCGGTATAAAAGGCAGGCTTTGGAGTTTGCCAGGGCTGAGCCCGAGGATACGAAAGCGCTGCGCCGGCTTGCCAGGGCGTCGGAGGCGCACTGGGGATATGATGAGGCGTTTATGGAAAACTTTGACGCAGGGTTTAATGTTACGGAAGATTTTATCCGCTGCAATCCTGTGTATGCGGCGGGGGACCGCGGCTGTCCGGCCGCCTTCTGGGGAATCAGGCAGGATAGAGATGCGTGGGAATTAGAGTATTTTTACGTGGCAGAGGAAAGGCTGGGGAGGGGACTGGGAAAACAGATGTGGGAGCATATGATCGGCTGGTGCGGAAAACAGGGAATAGGCCGTATCCAATTTGTCACCAGCCCCCAGGCCGTGGGATTTTACAGGAAAATGGGCGCGGTGCAGGACGGGGAAACACGGTCCCCTGTGGACGGCCGGCCGGTTCCGCGTTTTGTGTATGACGTGTGA
- a CDS encoding peptide deformylase yields MERTILLLGDPELYEVSEEVKIEELQQMKQVQEDLKDTLLAFRARYGVGRAIAAPQIGVKKRVIYRHLDTPVLFINPCLSFPEQDMIDVLDDCMSFPDLLVRVKRHKRCIIYYKDLDWNDCSMELEGDMSELIQHEYDHLDGILATLRAVDERAFVMKPH; encoded by the coding sequence ATGGAGCGGACGATTCTTTTATTGGGAGATCCTGAATTATATGAGGTCAGCGAGGAAGTGAAAATAGAAGAGCTTCAGCAGATGAAACAGGTGCAGGAGGATTTAAAGGATACCCTGTTGGCATTCAGGGCCCGATATGGAGTGGGAAGAGCCATTGCGGCGCCTCAGATTGGAGTGAAGAAACGTGTTATTTACCGGCACCTGGACACGCCTGTGCTGTTTATCAATCCCTGTCTTTCCTTTCCTGAACAGGATATGATAGATGTGCTGGACGATTGTATGTCATTTCCTGACCTTCTGGTCAGGGTAAAGCGGCATAAACGGTGCATCATATATTATAAAGACCTGGACTGGAACGACTGTTCCATGGAACTGGAGGGGGATATGTCGGAGCTGATTCAGCATGAGTACGATCACCTGGACGGAATACTGGCAACCCTGCGGGCAGTGGATGAGAGGGCATTTGTGATGAAACCTCATTGA
- a CDS encoding PPC domain-containing DNA-binding protein, with the protein MEYKRFGQKILLRLNPGEEVAECIREVCRTEKVALGEVSGLGAASEAELGVFDTTEKKYYGKSFKGIYEIASLTGSITQQGENPYLHLHMVIGNPLVGECHGGHLNRAVISATAEIFITVIDGTAGRRMNESIGLNLIEFTQA; encoded by the coding sequence ATGGAATATAAGAGATTTGGACAAAAAATCCTTCTCCGCCTGAATCCGGGCGAGGAAGTGGCAGAGTGTATTCGGGAAGTGTGCAGAACTGAAAAGGTGGCTTTGGGAGAGGTCTCCGGGCTGGGGGCTGCTTCTGAGGCGGAACTTGGGGTATTTGATACAACGGAAAAGAAATATTATGGGAAGTCCTTCAAGGGCATCTATGAGATTGCCTCCCTCACAGGCAGCATAACGCAGCAGGGAGAAAATCCCTATCTCCATCTTCACATGGTAATCGGCAACCCACTGGTGGGAGAGTGCCATGGAGGCCATTTGAACAGGGCGGTTATCAGCGCCACTGCCGAGATTTTCATTACGGTGATTGACGGAACCGCAGGCAGAAGAATGAACGAATCCATCGGACTGAATCTGATTGAGTTCACACAGGCGTAA
- a CDS encoding winged helix-turn-helix transcriptional regulator, giving the protein MDNGMKIPDCPVEMTLWLIGDKWKVLIIRDLLTGTKRFNELMRSVSGITQKVLTSHLRAMEQAGLVTRKIYPQVPPKVEYTLTETGYSLKPIPDSMAAWGTAYKKNTGQMQTQKEP; this is encoded by the coding sequence ATGGATAATGGAATGAAAATACCGGACTGTCCCGTGGAAATGACCCTGTGGCTCATCGGAGACAAATGGAAGGTTCTCATCATCCGGGATTTGCTCACAGGGACAAAACGGTTCAACGAGCTCATGCGGTCCGTCAGCGGCATAACCCAGAAAGTCCTTACCAGCCATCTCAGGGCCATGGAACAGGCAGGACTTGTTACACGCAAAATATACCCGCAGGTTCCCCCGAAGGTGGAATATACCCTGACGGAAACAGGATACAGCCTGAAACCCATACCGGACTCCATGGCAGCCTGGGGAACGGCTTACAAAAAGAATACAGGGCAAATGCAAACGCAAAAAGAGCCGTGA
- a CDS encoding patatin-like phospholipase family protein: MKTGIVVEGGGMRGIYAAGVLDVLLEHGIKADGLVGVSAGAIHGCSFVAGQAGRSIRYNLKYCRDPRYMSFRSLVTTGDLVGNEFCYHELPERLDPFDNDAFEASPMEFYATCTDVETGRPVYHRCDSLRGENIQWIRASASMPLVSRIVEIDGHKLLDGGVSDSIPAAAFRKMGFGRSLVILTRPDGYRKKPNHMLPAIRRVYRRYPEFIKTMECRHLMYNRELEEVRRMEAAGEIFVIRPSHLIKISRTENRPEKIQQMYELGRLDGMKALRDTAGFLGVEPAVCG, from the coding sequence ATGAAAACTGGAATTGTTGTGGAAGGCGGCGGAATGCGGGGCATTTACGCCGCCGGTGTATTGGATGTATTATTGGAACATGGGATTAAGGCGGACGGTCTGGTGGGCGTTTCGGCCGGCGCCATCCATGGGTGCAGCTTTGTGGCGGGACAGGCCGGGCGCTCCATACGATATAATCTGAAGTACTGCCGCGATCCGCGGTATATGAGCTTCCGATCTCTGGTAACGACCGGCGACCTGGTGGGAAATGAGTTCTGCTATCACGAACTGCCGGAACGGCTGGACCCATTTGACAATGACGCCTTTGAGGCTTCGCCCATGGAGTTTTATGCCACCTGCACGGATGTGGAGACCGGCAGGCCGGTGTACCACAGATGCGACAGCCTGAGGGGAGAGAACATACAATGGATCCGGGCATCCGCATCCATGCCCCTGGTTTCCAGGATTGTGGAAATCGACGGACATAAACTGCTGGACGGAGGAGTATCCGACTCCATTCCCGCGGCTGCATTCCGCAAAATGGGCTTTGGAAGAAGCCTGGTCATACTTACCCGGCCGGATGGCTACCGCAAAAAGCCAAACCATATGCTCCCCGCTATCCGCAGGGTATACCGCAGATATCCTGAATTTATAAAAACCATGGAGTGCCGTCACCTGATGTATAACCGGGAACTGGAGGAGGTCAGACGCATGGAGGCTGCGGGGGAAATTTTTGTCATACGGCCCAGCCATCTTATTAAAATCAGCAGGACAGAAAACAGACCGGAGAAGATACAACAGATGTATGAATTAGGGCGCCTTGACGGGATGAAGGCGCTTCGGGATACAGCGGGTTTTTTAGGAGTGGAGCCGGCTGTGTGCGGGTAA
- a CDS encoding DUF4272 domain-containing protein, translated as MELFEEKNTTETSAPAKRYEGKAFIFSDIPSQEKIIQVLCATFGLDPEGIGDTLVLHNGDIEIRLAVASESAGEQAEEFIKKQVEGTCGHFYQVETGVVDVKTNLLYQIGRARSFVLVEYAFDVEDEEDIEGKKTMIEDMFVSVLNDLEGIILIQNQEEKEDSMFCCGENGEKLLILSDKGGSAFTRYLPYQEPDLKAGKDITQEQVDRRMRTMQTLIGNAIYVPGWLPAVEPASQITCPSLEETAKRALAIMGVAIYSECLLDEKQGVEKAQNFLMDYIDNNNTQDYFSPREWRYLHDTAPDRKEVLSFLRQYESLYVVEWALGLVEELGFPDHPCNPADLVKSLRNGTSISKIMAKSRPKSPRELLDACDLISCLEWSCINARRHELPEPAGMKTGAVREWHKALNWLTGHGQWDEVRANS; from the coding sequence ATGGAATTGTTTGAAGAAAAGAATACAACAGAGACATCAGCCCCAGCAAAGCGGTATGAAGGCAAGGCATTCATTTTCTCAGATATCCCGTCACAGGAAAAAATCATTCAAGTTCTGTGTGCAACCTTTGGCCTGGACCCGGAGGGAATAGGAGACACCCTGGTTCTGCACAACGGAGATATAGAAATCCGTCTGGCGGTGGCCAGCGAGTCTGCCGGCGAGCAGGCGGAGGAGTTCATAAAGAAACAGGTGGAGGGAACCTGCGGCCATTTCTATCAGGTGGAAACAGGAGTGGTGGATGTTAAGACCAACCTGCTGTACCAGATTGGACGGGCCAGAAGTTTTGTGCTGGTGGAATATGCCTTTGACGTGGAAGACGAGGAGGATATTGAGGGCAAGAAGACCATGATTGAGGACATGTTTGTGTCCGTCTTAAACGACCTGGAGGGGATCATCCTGATCCAGAACCAGGAAGAGAAAGAGGACAGCATGTTCTGCTGCGGGGAAAATGGGGAAAAGCTTCTGATTCTGTCCGACAAGGGCGGAAGCGCCTTTACCCGCTATCTTCCCTATCAGGAGCCGGACTTAAAGGCCGGAAAGGATATCACCCAGGAACAGGTGGACCGAAGGATGCGCACCATGCAGACGCTTATCGGGAATGCCATCTATGTACCCGGATGGCTGCCGGCGGTTGAGCCTGCTTCGCAGATAACATGTCCCTCCCTGGAGGAGACAGCCAAGAGAGCCCTGGCCATCATGGGCGTTGCCATTTATTCGGAATGCCTGCTGGATGAAAAGCAGGGAGTGGAAAAGGCCCAGAATTTCCTGATGGATTATATTGATAATAACAATACCCAGGATTATTTTTCTCCCAGGGAGTGGAGGTATCTTCACGATACGGCTCCCGACAGGAAGGAAGTCCTGTCTTTCTTAAGGCAGTATGAATCCCTTTACGTGGTAGAGTGGGCGCTGGGACTGGTGGAGGAGCTGGGGTTCCCGGATCATCCGTGCAATCCCGCTGATTTGGTGAAGTCCCTGAGAAATGGCACCAGTATCAGTAAAATCATGGCAAAGTCCAGGCCTAAGAGCCCCAGAGAGCTGTTAGATGCCTGCGACCTTATTTCCTGTCTGGAATGGTCCTGCATCAATGCCAGGCGCCATGAGCTGCCGGAGCCTGCGGGCATGAAGACCGGGGCGGTAAGGGAATGGCACAAGGCTCTTAACTGGCTGACAGGCCATGGCCAGTGGGACGAGGTAAGGGCTAATTCCTAA